In one Bombyx mori chromosome 4, ASM3026992v2 genomic region, the following are encoded:
- the LOC101739329 gene encoding transcription factor Sp3 isoform X3 — protein MGPEQQQSDKEQQHHFSPQQQQTQQQQVQQAQQQQQVQQQQVQQQVQQQQVQQQQVQQQQVQQQQVQQQQVQQAQLIQQQVQGDAATIAAIQQQYLQQQQQQPQLRVISSAVVQQLRAQGLSGNELSAAIVNAANSVPNGIQVQQPQVISMQQLQSLLGGGVVPNEGATYQNSPQQLLQIHPQLLQQQPGGVYGGCLVGGVAPMQAVTVDGQDALFIPAQHAQNFSGMGQVSLVNGQLVRTPVLPAGFLQNVMHLPTEQQATVTIPGTNLSIPLSALTGNQPMITIPGANVTLPGIQIQGQSVPCSSVADKQKDKEPSSPTAQGGGVAVRGGMVPVQVPVSANGHTVYQTLHLPLHAAHHAPHHLQIIPQLQQMQAQPQVANVLTPSGQIQQIQIASLGNQGAGTQAAVSSASTPTTITLQAVSNPMQAETATVQQQQPTQTIITSTPSGQQVTVIPAQANVQTSEVVQVPTLGVGGVGGAVQLVPALGLPGVQFAQIQQQQQQQQPQQQTVNIGQQIQQDPNEPGKWQVVTVSTASSTAASPQECEAAKQRAESPNSSKKHMKRVACTCPNCDQGENRVVDRKKQHVCHIAGCNKVYGKTSHLRAHLRWHSGERPFLCNWLFCGKRFTRSDELQRHRRTHTGEKRFECPECSKRFMRSDHLAKHVRIHTKNRITEVATSTQSMYSDSGDDSSDEKMMLTIETIHPEGESEDKLVMIRPGPKVEPEQLDS, from the exons ATGGGGCCCGAACAGCAGCAGTCAGATAAAGAGCAGCAACATCACTTCA GTCCACAACAACAACAGACACAACAGCAGCAAGTGCAACAGGCACAGCAACAGCAACAAGTGCAGCAACAGCAAGTGCAACAACAGGTTCAACAACAGCAAGTGCAACAGCAACAagtacaacaacaacaagtgCAACAACAACAAGTTCAGCAACAGCAAGTGCAACAGGCACAACTTATACAACAACAAGTGCAAGGTGACGCAGCAACAATAGCTGCAATACAACAACAGTATTTACAACAACAGCAGCAGCAGCCGCAGTTAAGGGTTATTAGTTCTGCTGTAGTGCAGCAGTTGCGAGCTCAAGGATTATCa GGCAATGAGTTGTCGGCGGCTATTGTGAATGCCGCGAACAGTGTTCCGAATGGCATTCAAGTTCAGCAGCCACAG GTTATTTCTATGCAGCAGCTGCAGTCGCTACTGGGCGGCGGCGTGGTGCCGAACGAAGGTGCTACATATCAGAACTCACCGCAACAACTCTTGCAAATACATCCGCAACTGTTGCAG CAACAACCGGGCGGAGTGTACGGCGGTTGCCTGGTGGGCGGCGTGGCTCCCATGCAAGCCGTCACCGTCGACGGGCAGGATGCTCTCTTCATACCAGCGCAACACGCTCAG AACTTCTCCGGTATGGGACAAGTCAGTCTCGTGAACGGACAGCTGGTCAGAACGCCGGTACTGCCGGCTGGCTTCCTGCAAAACGTCATGCATCTACCAACAG AGCAACAGGCCACCGTCACGATCCCGGGCACTAACCTATCCATACCCTTGAGCGCTTTGACCGGGAACCAGCCGATGATCACGATCCCCGGGGCGAACGTTACGTTACCGGGGATACAAATACAAGGACAGTCCGTCCCTTGTAGCTCGGTCGCCGACAAGCAAAAGGACAAGGAGCCGTCCAGCCCCACTGCGCAAG GAGGCGGCGTGGCGGTCCGCGGGGGTATGGTGCCCGTGCAGGTGCCGGTCAGTGCCAACGGGCACACGGTGTACCAGACGCTGCATCTGCCACTGCACGCCGCGCACCACGCGCCGCACCATCTCCAGATCATACCGCAGCTGCAGCAG ATGCAAGCGCAGCCGCAAGTGGCGAACGTCCTGACGCCGTCCGGTCAGATTCAGCAGATACAAATAGCATCGTTGGGTAAT CAAGGGGCTGGCACACAGGCGGCCGTGAGTTCGGCCTCCACACCTACCACGATAACACTGCAG GCGGTATCGAATCCGATGCAAGCGGAGACTGCAACGGTCCAACAGCAACAGCCCACTCAGACAATAATAACGAGCACGCCGTCCGGACAGCAGGTCACCGTCATACCGGCCCAGGCTAACGTGCAGACGTCCGAGGTCGTCCAG GTGCCAACCCTAGGCGTGGGTGGAGTAGGCGGCGCTGTTCAATTAGTACCAGCCCTGGGACTGCCGGGTGTTCAGTTCGCGCagatacaacaacaacaacaacaacagcaacCGCAGCAGCAGACCGTTAATATTG GGCAACAAATCCAGCAAGATCCAAATGAGCCGGGCAAGTGGCAGGTGGTGACTGTCAGTACGGCAAGCAGTACTGCAGCATCACCTCAAGAGTGTGAAGCAGCCAAACAAAGAGCAGAAAGCCCCAACTCTTCAAAAAAACACATGAAGCGAGTAGCTTGCACCTGTCCTAACTGTGATCAGGGAGAGAA TCGTGTTGTCGACCGCAAGAAACAGCATGTGTGTCACATTGCTGGCTGCAACAAGGTATATGGAAAGACATCTCATTTACGAGCTCATCTCCGTTGGCATTCTGGAGAGAGACCCTTCTTGTGCAATTGGCTGTTTTGTGGAAAAAg GTTCACCAGATCGGATGAATTGCAAAGGCATCGTAGAACACACACAGGGGAGAAACGGTTTGAATGCCCCGAGTGCAGTAAACGTTTCATGAGGTCTGACCACCTTGCCAAACATGTTCGGATCCATACGAAAAATAGAATTACG GAAGTAGCAACATCGACACAATCAATGTACTCTGATTCAGGTGATGATAGTTCAGATGAGAAAATGATGTTGACTATAGAGACCATCCATCCTGAGGGAGAGAGTGAAGATAAGCTTGTCATGATCCGTCCTGGACCAAAGGTTGAACCGGAACAACTGGACAGCTAG